A genome region from Nocardia sp. NBC_01730 includes the following:
- a CDS encoding DUF7144 family membrane protein: MTSHGPISTRPVLSDMTIFAGVLILVAGVLHLLTAIAAIAGRDIFVVTEDQVFLVDVTAWGWVHLVIAVLFVGAGVGIVTGKTWGYLAGIVMAAISILDNFVFASIYPFWALVMIAIDVLVIWALARQLAIE; the protein is encoded by the coding sequence ATGACCAGTCACGGCCCGATCAGCACCCGTCCGGTGCTCAGCGACATGACGATCTTCGCGGGCGTGCTCATCCTCGTCGCCGGTGTTCTGCACCTGTTGACGGCCATCGCGGCGATCGCGGGGCGTGACATCTTCGTGGTGACGGAGGACCAGGTGTTCCTGGTCGACGTCACCGCGTGGGGATGGGTCCACCTCGTGATCGCTGTGCTCTTCGTCGGTGCGGGCGTCGGCATCGTGACCGGCAAGACCTGGGGCTACCTCGCGGGCATCGTGATGGCGGCGATCAGCATTCTGGACAACTTCGTGTTCGCGTCGATCTATCCGTTCTGGGCACTGGTGATGATCGCCATCGACGTACTGGTGATCTGGGCGCTGGCCCGGCAGCTCGCAATCGAATAG